A portion of the Oxynema aestuarii AP17 genome contains these proteins:
- a CDS encoding mannose-1-phosphate guanyltransferase, whose amino-acid sequence MRAVLMAGGSGTRLRPLTCDLPKPMVPILNRPIAEHIVNLLKRHDITEIIATLHYLPDVMRDYFQDGSDFGVQMTYAVEEDQPLGTAGCVKNIAELLDDTFLVISGDSVTDFNLKDAIEFHKQRQSKATLVLTRVPNPIEFGVVITDKEHRIKRFLEKPSTSEIFSDTVNTGTYILEPEVLDYLPANQECDFSKDLFPLLLEKGEPMYGYVAEGYWCDVGHLDAYREAQYDALDQKVLVDFAYEEHSPGCWIGQNTYIDPTAHLEAPVLIGDNCRIGPRVEIEAGTVIGDNVTIGADADLKRPIIWNGAIVGDEAHLRACAIARGVRVDRRAHVLEGAVVGSLSSVGEEAQINTSVRVWPSKKIESGAMLNINLIWGNTAQRNLFGQRGVSGLANIDITPEFAVKLGAAYGSTLKPGASVTVSRDQRSISRMVSRSLIAGLMSVGTNVQNLEATAIPVARSIVPTLSVEGGIHVRVHPDRSDSLLIEFFDEKGINISKAREKKIEGAYFKEDFRRAQINEIGNMAYPSQVLDIYSRGFEEHLNVQSIRYSNSKVVIDYAYAVSGAVLPQLLGKFGSDAVVLNASLSQTAPSNDERENLLQQLGQVVEALKATFGVQVSANGEQLILVDETGSPIRGELLTALMTNMILTTNPRGTVVVPVHTSSAVEQIARRHDGKVIRTKANPTALMEACHTNANVVLGGSGEMGFIFPQLHPGFDAMFCIAKTIEMLMLQERSLGQIRSELPRVCHKSYTLRCPWTVKGALMRHLVETHPSEILELVDGVKILDPPEESWVLILPDAGEPLVHIFANSNDREWVDNSLMEYRKRVQEFVEERETGEMNSFEN is encoded by the coding sequence ATGCGAGCAGTGCTAATGGCAGGCGGTTCGGGAACGCGACTCAGACCGCTTACCTGCGATTTGCCCAAACCGATGGTTCCGATCTTAAACCGACCGATCGCCGAACACATCGTCAATCTCCTCAAACGACACGACATCACGGAAATCATCGCTACCCTGCACTATCTGCCGGACGTGATGCGCGACTATTTCCAAGACGGCAGCGATTTTGGGGTTCAGATGACCTATGCGGTGGAAGAAGATCAACCCCTCGGAACAGCCGGATGTGTCAAGAATATTGCCGAACTTCTCGACGATACGTTTTTAGTCATCAGTGGCGACAGCGTCACCGATTTTAACCTCAAAGACGCCATTGAATTTCACAAACAACGTCAATCCAAAGCCACCCTGGTTCTCACCCGAGTTCCCAACCCGATCGAATTCGGGGTGGTGATTACCGATAAAGAACATCGCATCAAGCGCTTTTTAGAAAAACCCTCAACTAGCGAAATCTTTTCCGATACGGTCAACACGGGGACTTACATTCTCGAACCGGAAGTCCTCGACTACCTGCCTGCGAATCAGGAATGCGACTTTTCTAAAGACTTATTCCCCTTGCTGCTCGAAAAAGGCGAGCCGATGTACGGCTACGTCGCCGAGGGCTACTGGTGCGATGTCGGTCACCTCGACGCTTACCGAGAAGCGCAATACGATGCCCTCGATCAAAAAGTCCTCGTTGATTTTGCCTACGAAGAACATTCCCCGGGGTGCTGGATCGGCCAGAATACTTATATCGACCCGACGGCCCATTTAGAAGCCCCGGTGTTGATCGGGGATAACTGCCGGATCGGCCCGCGCGTGGAAATCGAAGCGGGAACGGTGATCGGCGATAACGTGACCATCGGTGCCGATGCGGATCTCAAACGTCCGATTATTTGGAACGGGGCGATCGTCGGCGACGAAGCGCACTTGCGGGCTTGCGCGATCGCCCGTGGCGTGCGGGTAGACCGTCGCGCTCACGTGCTCGAAGGGGCCGTAGTCGGTTCCCTCTCCAGCGTCGGCGAAGAAGCCCAAATCAATACCAGCGTCCGGGTCTGGCCGAGTAAAAAAATCGAATCCGGCGCCATGCTCAATATTAACCTGATTTGGGGGAATACGGCGCAACGCAACTTGTTCGGACAACGGGGCGTTTCCGGATTGGCCAATATCGACATCACCCCGGAATTTGCGGTGAAATTAGGCGCCGCCTACGGTTCGACCCTCAAACCTGGGGCCAGCGTCACCGTCTCGCGCGACCAGCGCAGTATCTCGCGGATGGTGTCGCGATCGCTCATTGCCGGATTGATGTCCGTCGGTACCAACGTGCAGAACTTAGAAGCGACCGCGATCCCGGTAGCGCGATCGATCGTGCCGACCCTTTCCGTCGAAGGCGGGATCCACGTGCGAGTCCACCCGGATCGCTCCGATTCGCTGCTGATCGAATTTTTTGACGAAAAAGGGATCAATATCTCCAAAGCTCGCGAGAAAAAGATCGAAGGCGCCTATTTTAAAGAAGATTTCCGACGGGCTCAAATTAACGAAATCGGCAACATGGCTTATCCGAGTCAAGTGCTCGATATCTACAGTCGCGGCTTCGAGGAGCATTTAAACGTCCAATCAATCCGCTACAGCAACTCCAAAGTAGTCATCGATTACGCTTATGCCGTTTCCGGCGCCGTTTTACCCCAACTGCTCGGTAAATTCGGCAGCGATGCGGTAGTCCTCAATGCCAGCTTGAGCCAAACGGCCCCATCTAACGACGAACGGGAAAATCTGCTGCAGCAACTCGGTCAAGTCGTCGAAGCGCTCAAAGCTACCTTTGGGGTCCAGGTGTCGGCGAACGGCGAGCAGTTAATCTTAGTCGATGAAACCGGATCGCCGATTCGCGGCGAACTGCTCACGGCGCTGATGACGAACATGATTTTGACCACCAACCCGCGCGGGACGGTCGTGGTTCCGGTGCATACGTCGTCCGCCGTCGAACAAATCGCCCGCCGCCACGACGGTAAGGTAATTCGTACGAAAGCCAATCCGACGGCGTTGATGGAAGCGTGCCATACGAATGCCAACGTCGTGTTGGGAGGCAGTGGGGAAATGGGCTTTATTTTCCCGCAGTTGCATCCCGGCTTCGATGCGATGTTCTGCATTGCCAAGACGATCGAAATGCTGATGTTGCAAGAGCGATCGCTCGGTCAAATTCGCTCCGAACTGCCGCGAGTATGCCATAAGAGTTACACTTTGCGCTGTCCCTGGACCGTCAAAGGTGCCCTGATGCGCCATTTGGTAGAAACTCACCCCTCGGAAATCTTGGAATTGGTCGATGGGGTCAAGATCCTCGATCCGCCGGAAGAAAGCTGGGTGTTAATTCTGCCCGATGCGGGAGAACCCTTGGTGCATATTTTCGCCAACAGCAACGATCGCGAATGGGTCGATAACAGCTTGATGGAATACCGCAAACGGGTTCAAGAGTTTGTGGAAGAACGGGAAACCGGAGAAATGAATTCTTTCGAGAATTGA
- a CDS encoding alpha/beta fold hydrolase yields MTFPTSPLSATASPIRDRWIWRGFNINYQHLGDRGPAVLLVHGFGASCGHWRKNLPELAKTCRVYAIDLLGFGASAKPAPRIEADYTFETWAAQIADFCREVIGTSAFLVGNSIGCVAILQAAVDFPQWAEGVVLINCSLRLLHDRKRAEMPWYRRIGAPIAQKILQQKLVSQFFFSQLARPKTVRNILLQAYRRSEAVTDELIELILEPSRDRGAVDVFVAFTAYSQGPLPEDLLPRLSCRALILWGTEDPWEPFALGRQLAEFATVDRLIPLEGVGHCPQDEAPEFVNPILSEWIAQVSAARGDSPSSQPS; encoded by the coding sequence ATGACCTTTCCGACTTCTCCCCTCTCCGCGACCGCTTCCCCGATCCGAGACCGTTGGATCTGGCGCGGTTTTAACATCAACTACCAACACCTCGGCGATCGCGGTCCGGCAGTCCTACTCGTCCACGGCTTCGGCGCCTCGTGCGGTCACTGGCGCAAAAACCTCCCCGAATTAGCCAAAACATGCCGGGTTTACGCGATCGACCTGCTCGGTTTCGGCGCTTCCGCCAAACCTGCCCCACGGATCGAAGCCGACTATACCTTTGAAACCTGGGCCGCCCAAATCGCCGATTTTTGTCGCGAAGTTATCGGAACCAGCGCCTTTTTAGTCGGCAACTCGATCGGTTGCGTCGCCATCTTGCAAGCTGCCGTAGACTTTCCCCAATGGGCCGAGGGGGTGGTCCTCATTAACTGCTCCCTGCGACTGCTCCACGATCGCAAACGAGCTGAAATGCCCTGGTACCGACGGATCGGAGCGCCGATCGCCCAAAAGATTTTACAACAAAAACTCGTCAGTCAATTCTTTTTCTCGCAGTTAGCCCGACCGAAAACCGTTCGCAACATCCTTTTACAAGCGTACCGACGCAGTGAAGCGGTCACCGACGAATTAATCGAGCTGATTCTCGAACCGTCGCGCGATCGCGGCGCCGTTGACGTTTTCGTAGCCTTTACCGCCTATTCTCAAGGCCCCTTACCCGAAGATCTACTCCCCCGCTTGTCCTGTCGCGCCCTGATTCTCTGGGGAACCGAGGATCCCTGGGAACCGTTCGCCCTCGGTCGCCAATTGGCCGAATTCGCCACCGTCGATCGCCTGATTCCCTTAGAAGGCGTCGGTCACTGTCCTCAAGACGAAGCGCCGGAATTCGTCAACCCGATTTTATCCGAGTGGATCGCCCAGGTATCGGCGGCGCGCGGCGATTCCCCGTCTTCGCAACCCTCCTAA
- a CDS encoding sensor histidine kinase, with the protein MVNAKWESDLEMPRTAIPQNKGIWRWLGGAIAHLGIAKKIGYGYAFAIGIAVSGTAMGSIVGNYYQNQAEQQLVVADRQQNLLNQLENGVLKVRSHPQQLFAVVGDSIWFEYERSEFLGNIARVEALLSELHEFGDRNPEGVTESSQLRTILTDYATTIAAYEQIVQSLWDRIEQVNASADESAAQQQIVNTIRDRELLALDVEFERLSESLILILHAAEVQYRQAHAGLIRADILRLQMIMVSIMLSVAIATALAIYTSRGIARPIQALTEVARQVTQESNFELKAPVSTTDEVGVLAVSLNQLIAWVGEYTEALENARQTLERRVEERTQDLRAALAELQQTQAQLIQTEKMSSLGQLVAGVAHEINNPVSFIYGNLVHAEEYARDLQEVVDLYEAEGLELSPQTRARLDEIEPDYLREDFPRLLASMKMGTDRIKAIVLSLRNFSRLDEAQMKEASLHEGIDSTLLILGSQLKQGIEVVKEYGDIPLISCYPAQLNQVFVNLLANAIDAMLAANSEVKQLAIATEAVEDRVRVTIRDTGPGIPPQIREKIFDPFFTTKPVGKGTGLGLSICYQIIQKHRGTLEVSSEEGRGSEFVITLPV; encoded by the coding sequence ATGGTAAATGCAAAGTGGGAGAGCGATCTAGAAATGCCGAGAACCGCCATCCCTCAAAATAAAGGTATTTGGAGGTGGTTGGGAGGGGCGATCGCCCACCTCGGGATCGCCAAAAAAATCGGCTATGGCTATGCGTTTGCCATTGGCATTGCCGTATCCGGAACCGCGATGGGTTCGATCGTCGGCAATTACTATCAAAACCAGGCGGAACAACAGCTCGTCGTTGCCGACAGACAGCAAAATTTACTCAACCAATTAGAAAATGGAGTGCTGAAAGTGCGGTCTCACCCGCAACAGCTTTTTGCCGTCGTCGGCGATTCGATTTGGTTCGAGTACGAAAGGAGCGAGTTTTTAGGGAATATTGCTCGGGTCGAGGCGCTCCTGTCCGAACTCCACGAGTTCGGCGATCGCAATCCCGAAGGGGTCACCGAATCGAGCCAGTTGAGGACGATTTTAACGGACTATGCCACGACGATCGCCGCTTACGAGCAAATCGTCCAGTCGCTGTGGGATCGCATCGAGCAAGTCAACGCGAGCGCGGACGAAAGCGCCGCCCAGCAACAGATCGTCAATACGATCCGCGATCGCGAACTGCTCGCCCTCGACGTCGAGTTCGAGCGCCTCTCGGAAAGCCTCATCCTTATCCTGCACGCGGCAGAAGTCCAATACCGACAAGCTCATGCCGGATTAATCCGCGCGGATATCCTGCGCTTACAAATGATTATGGTGAGTATAATGCTGTCGGTGGCGATCGCTACCGCCCTGGCGATTTATACCAGTCGCGGCATTGCCCGCCCCATCCAAGCCTTGACCGAGGTCGCTCGCCAGGTCACTCAGGAATCGAATTTCGAGCTGAAAGCCCCGGTGAGTACGACGGACGAGGTCGGGGTACTCGCCGTTTCCCTCAATCAACTGATCGCCTGGGTGGGAGAATATACCGAGGCATTGGAGAACGCCCGTCAAACCCTGGAACGGCGCGTCGAAGAGCGCACCCAAGATCTGCGCGCCGCCCTCGCCGAACTCCAGCAAACCCAAGCCCAACTGATTCAAACGGAAAAAATGTCGAGTTTGGGGCAACTCGTCGCCGGAGTCGCCCACGAAATTAACAATCCGGTCAGCTTTATCTACGGCAATCTGGTTCACGCCGAAGAATATGCGCGAGATTTGCAAGAAGTGGTCGATCTCTACGAGGCGGAAGGGTTGGAGCTCTCCCCTCAAACCCGAGCGCGTCTCGACGAAATCGAACCGGATTATCTGCGAGAAGATTTTCCGCGACTGCTGGCGTCGATGAAAATGGGTACCGATCGCATCAAGGCGATCGTGCTGTCGTTACGCAATTTCTCTCGTCTCGACGAAGCCCAGATGAAAGAAGCTTCGTTGCACGAAGGGATCGACAGTACCCTGTTGATTCTGGGGTCTCAACTCAAACAGGGGATCGAGGTGGTTAAGGAGTATGGGGATATCCCGCTTATCTCCTGCTATCCGGCACAATTGAATCAGGTATTTGTTAATTTGTTGGCCAATGCGATCGATGCGATGTTGGCGGCGAACAGCGAGGTCAAACAGCTCGCGATCGCCACCGAAGCCGTTGAGGATCGGGTTCGCGTGACGATTCGAGATACCGGACCGGGGATTCCCCCGCAGATCCGCGAGAAAATTTTCGATCCCTTTTTTACCACCAAGCCCGTCGGGAAAGGAACGGGCTTGGGATTGTCGATTTGTTATCAAATTATCCAAAAACACCGAGGTACGCTCGAGGTGAGTTCGGAGGAAGGACGAGGCAGCGAGTTTGTGATTACGTTGCCCGTTTAG
- a CDS encoding phosphate/phosphite/phosphonate ABC transporter substrate-binding protein: protein MKRRQFLWSSLLFVAGCTTATRQPERNRSQTAANCPDPLRLAITDIKGLEQLQAEFGAFKSALADVLGRNVEFFSVENYVAASPALLSGRVDLVLAGPSEYVLLHARAQAIPLIALTRPDYYSVISVRADSGIKSLKQLKGKTIAMRTAGSTAGHLGSTKLLVDVGLNPQSDFRTVMTGDRGLEALQNGEVDAWADSNIRRTQFLREAGLSESAVPIVARGTDLPSDVFAANSQLDPACLEEVRSLMLAAQDQLLKGILASAANEKYASSEMVAAKDSDYDPIREAYRAIGQDDYL from the coding sequence ATGAAACGGCGTCAATTTCTGTGGTCGTCTCTCTTGTTTGTCGCAGGTTGCACCACAGCCACTCGCCAGCCTGAACGCAATCGTTCTCAAACTGCAGCCAACTGCCCGGACCCCCTGCGATTAGCGATAACGGATATCAAAGGACTCGAACAGTTACAAGCCGAATTCGGGGCTTTTAAATCGGCATTGGCAGACGTATTGGGGAGAAACGTCGAATTTTTCTCGGTAGAGAACTACGTCGCCGCCAGTCCGGCCCTGCTGTCCGGTCGGGTCGATTTGGTGCTCGCCGGACCGTCGGAATACGTGCTGCTCCATGCCAGGGCACAGGCCATCCCGTTGATTGCCCTGACCCGACCCGACTACTACTCGGTCATCTCCGTGCGGGCCGACAGTGGCATTAAGTCGTTGAAACAGTTAAAAGGCAAGACGATCGCCATGCGAACAGCCGGGTCAACCGCAGGTCACCTCGGTTCGACCAAGCTGCTCGTCGATGTGGGCTTAAATCCCCAGTCCGATTTTAGAACGGTGATGACAGGCGATCGCGGCTTGGAAGCCCTCCAAAACGGCGAAGTGGATGCGTGGGCCGATTCCAATATCCGGCGCACTCAATTCCTGCGGGAGGCGGGGTTATCTGAGAGTGCGGTTCCGATCGTCGCCCGAGGTACCGATTTACCGAGTGACGTCTTTGCAGCCAATTCCCAACTCGATCCCGCCTGTTTGGAGGAAGTGCGATCGCTGATGCTCGCCGCTCAAGACCAATTACTGAAAGGGATTTTGGCGTCGGCGGCGAATGAAAAGTATGCCAGCTCCGAAATGGTGGCGGCCAAAGATAGCGATTACGACCCGATCCGCGAAGCCTATCGCGCGATCGGACAAGACGATTACCTCTAG
- a CDS encoding mechanosensitive ion channel family protein yields MSIHTARGGRPRVIRRSRRRSIAVAIAIFSFVFGAIVGIERAAIAQSAAGAAQIQSLFPPTSIVSENRIGNLVYAPVILDGRKLFRVAAAAVSDADPARGETSLLNERVDRIENELYGLIATGFNPETLQINVAILNGETAIVASDGDRVNNQPIVTVTDLDARIYGFSVSQWAQALSEIIHQGAIRAYRERQLPYLLRHAQIAAAIAVAVAVLTLGLQSLEKRLKATTIALPGPTPSLEAVDSLPSAFRPSSPEEVRAADRSRAIAQRQEVINRDRHRNLTSLKQWLLQIAKLLLWIGGIAAIAGLFPWTRWLQSWLASKPIVLVAIVLLTKLSIDVSCVLVDVFLNTLVQRTTLNSNGSQRQALRFSTFSVVLKSVAFFICATVGTVVALERLDIPLGPILAGAGILGFAISLSSQNFIKDVVNGCLILIEDQYAIGDFIAIDPVMGFVENMNLRVTQLRDGDGHLITIPNGTISIVRNMSKNWSRVNFTIQVAYDNDIEKVMQILEQVGQQLYEDPEWSDRIIEVPLLLGIDELAHQGITLRVWIKTAPLQQWAVGREYRRRLKLSFDRLGISIGIPQQYISFKTDTNGEVPFPRSSQ; encoded by the coding sequence ATGAGCATTCATACCGCACGTGGGGGTCGCCCCCGGGTCATTCGACGATCGCGGCGGCGATCGATCGCCGTTGCGATCGCGATCTTCAGCTTTGTTTTCGGGGCGATCGTCGGCATCGAGCGCGCGGCGATCGCGCAATCGGCAGCCGGAGCAGCTCAAATCCAGTCCCTGTTCCCGCCGACGTCGATAGTTTCCGAAAACCGCATCGGAAATTTAGTCTACGCTCCCGTCATCCTCGACGGTCGCAAGTTGTTTCGCGTAGCGGCGGCGGCAGTCAGCGACGCCGACCCGGCCCGAGGAGAAACCTCCCTGTTGAACGAGCGCGTCGATCGCATCGAAAACGAACTTTACGGTTTGATCGCCACGGGATTCAATCCCGAAACGCTACAAATCAACGTCGCCATTCTCAACGGCGAAACCGCGATCGTGGCCTCGGACGGCGATCGCGTCAACAATCAGCCGATCGTCACGGTCACCGACCTCGACGCTCGGATTTACGGCTTTTCAGTCAGTCAGTGGGCACAGGCGTTGAGCGAGATTATCCACCAGGGAGCGATCCGCGCCTATCGAGAACGCCAACTCCCTTATCTGTTGCGTCACGCCCAAATTGCCGCCGCGATCGCCGTCGCCGTCGCCGTGCTGACCCTAGGGCTGCAATCCCTCGAAAAACGCTTGAAAGCTACAACGATCGCACTTCCGGGTCCGACACCTTCCCTGGAAGCCGTAGACTCGCTCCCGTCTGCCTTTCGGCCTAGTTCTCCCGAAGAAGTGCGTGCTGCCGACCGTTCCCGCGCGATCGCCCAACGCCAGGAAGTCATCAACCGCGATCGTCATCGAAATTTGACGTCTCTCAAACAGTGGCTGTTGCAAATTGCCAAATTGCTGCTCTGGATCGGCGGGATCGCGGCGATCGCCGGACTGTTTCCCTGGACGCGATGGCTGCAATCGTGGTTAGCGAGCAAGCCGATCGTTTTGGTAGCGATCGTTTTGCTCACAAAGTTATCCATAGATGTGAGTTGCGTTCTCGTCGATGTCTTTCTCAATACCTTAGTTCAACGAACGACCTTGAACTCGAATGGCTCGCAACGGCAAGCATTGCGCTTTTCCACCTTTTCCGTCGTTCTCAAAAGCGTCGCCTTCTTTATTTGTGCTACTGTCGGCACCGTCGTAGCACTCGAACGCCTCGACATTCCCCTCGGTCCGATTTTAGCCGGGGCCGGAATCCTCGGTTTTGCGATTTCCCTCAGTTCGCAAAACTTTATTAAAGATGTCGTTAACGGTTGTTTGATTTTGATCGAAGACCAATATGCGATCGGTGATTTTATTGCGATCGATCCGGTCATGGGATTTGTCGAAAATATGAACTTGCGCGTCACCCAATTACGCGACGGAGACGGACATTTAATCACCATTCCCAACGGCACCATTTCGATCGTCCGCAATATGTCCAAAAATTGGTCTCGCGTCAATTTTACCATTCAAGTGGCTTACGACAACGACATCGAAAAAGTCATGCAAATTCTCGAACAAGTCGGCCAACAATTGTACGAGGATCCCGAGTGGAGCGATCGCATTATCGAAGTCCCACTATTATTAGGAATTGACGAATTAGCGCATCAGGGAATTACCTTGCGGGTTTGGATTAAAACTGCACCCCTGCAACAATGGGCCGTCGGTCGCGAATACCGTCGGCGTCTCAAACTGAGCTTCGATCGCCTCGGAATTTCTATCGGTATTCCCCAACAATATATCTCCTTTAAAACCGACACCAATGGAGAAGTACCCTTTCCGCGATCGTCTCAATGA